The sequence below is a genomic window from Lytechinus variegatus isolate NC3 chromosome 3, Lvar_3.0, whole genome shotgun sequence.
aaaaaaaaataaataaataaataaaaaataaaaaaagtttttaactataataatgatcgaaggtaattttgtctcgcgtagaactggacaaatgaaaaaaagattgtcactaaaaaaatgaaggtaattttgacccacgtaaaatttggcgagcccccccccccaaaaaaaaaaggaaaaaaggttttaacaagcaaaaaaaggctgaaaaagagaaagaagagacaagaataattattaacgaaatatccccattacaaataatgctgtgatcatcgtAAGGGAgggtcgcataactagtatgaacaacgtatttaattccaaaatatttactacaaatctcaatgGGGGAtcgcgcagaaatgctcacccccacccccccgatccgccagaaatgctcacccccacccccacccccccgatccgccactgattccaatcaataatgacatttatctgcaatactgatactttggaatcaagatactgaagattgatacgctttacataaattatgaacgtctgacaaaaagataatctaccgatcacctgaccgatcagctgaccagttcgcgtatcacttcggagttgatcactcgtcgcagctgtgtggaacgctcaccgaaaatcaacaaaaagggcctgaaatgtaagtttaatgataatctattttaatttgaactacttaatacttttaatgtctccccaccaaatgaaagtcatatcacttaactccaatttgtattaaggcgtacatttaccaaagtcttgggttggaaatcagaacagcattgtctaacccatatttttgggtaatgtcgcctatgaggtccatacatgttaatgtttggacctcattggtactaggagtgttATAGCGGTGGTCTAACTTAAGTTGGTCGCTGGTACATGTAGAGGTGTGCACAATCTTTCAATTGTAAAACTTATAAAtgtttaataataaaattgaaatttggaCAGTGGGAATAAAAAGTTTTACTCTTTCAATTACAGAATTTTCTAATTTCTACTTCATGAAGACAAATTGATATTTAAGCAATTTACAAAGAACACTCTGTggtgacttattgttggtttggggATGGCAGGTCACATTTTGAAACCATTgcataagatatatatttaatatttgTCACCATCTTCACTTCgaaattttaatgaatataacgcatataggcctaggcctatatgAATTTTGTAGTCTTTGCATGCATTCTTCTTTGATTAGAATTGTGCAGATGTACAGACAAGGGGAACTGTGCAGACATTGGAGACAATGAAACTCCAGCCAAcatatcactattattatttttactaaaCTAAGGTCCATATAAGAAATTGTGAGACTTTCATTGTACCCTgctaaaaatactgaaaaactTCATAATGGATTTCTACTTTTAAAATTAAAAGATGTTTGATGAATTCCATTTTTTACAGTATAACTAGACCAATTTACAATGGATGTATGTTGAGGACCTCACTTATATGgtaaaacaatgattaataCACAACACAATTATTTATACCCAGTTTCCACATGGCTTTTTTACAGACTAAACAACAATTTCAAGAACTTTCCAAGAAATATGTCACAATTCTTTTTCATAATACAGTTTTTCTGACTCTTAtccttcctccttcttctttatCATTCATTACAGATGCAGAAAATATGGGATGTGGGAATTCTAAAACAACTGCTACTGAATCAACCCCATCTGTAAGGCCCAATCAAATACCTGCTGACCTTCCTTCTGAGACACCAGTTGAGGATATACGAGGTCAAAATTTACAAGCCTCTCAGCCTCTTTTATCACCTGCGCCTAACACGAACACAGGAAATGCAGACCAGGAATCTGCCAGTAGACCCAATGGTGGGTGCATTGAGCAAACTGCTGTGGAGAAATTTTCCTGTTCAGAAGATGACCATTCTGATAAACTTCTAAGGGATGAAAAGAATGAAGTAAGTAGCAGATAAACAATATTCATTGTGTTATCAAAAGGTAATTAGTGTTTAGTACTTCTGTGAAGGGAAATAGATCTTGGGAGTAAGGATATTTAAGGCAATATGATATGTGATGAAAGAATTGCCAactaaaataacaatttttttattataatcgAGAGTTTGAAAATTTGGCGGTCACATGAGTTGCAGGCTGTGAACATTTACATGAAGGTGGTGATGAGTGATGCAAGAAGCCTGATGGTTCTGATGGTCTGTTCTTGAACTATTCAAGGAGATTAACATTATGGACAGAACAGCAATTGAGCATGAACAGATGAAGCAATACAATGAAACCAAGGGATAGACAGTGATGTTCATTCTGCCAAGACCAGATGGTGCAGACTGAATTAATACAGCATCAAGATAAGGTGTAGTCAGGACTCAGTATCAAAGAGTAATTATTATGACCATCCAGGCAAACAATATCTTTGTACCCAGCTTTATTGCAGAGATAATTGAAAGAGTATGAACCTGTCAAGCACACTTAAAAGAAGTAAAGGGCAAAATGGACAATGTCAGTTATTGATTCTACATAAAAATCATACGGTAGCATGATAGGAATTAATGGAATGAGCAGACACTAAGTTTTAGCTGCAGAGGAGGTACTCCATAGTCCTAAAGTAGGCCAATGCAAGCTTGTTTTCAAGATTTAACAAGAATAGATCTGAGCAAATATCATCTATTTATCTTTCTTCAGGATCGGAATGAGAAGGCAGAAGGTGACAACTCGGGTGTACAGACTGAAAGATCCAGCAGTGTAAGGCCAACTAGTGCCATTTCTGTAGACAGTGTTGCTGTGCGTGCGTTAGTTAGCCATACAATTAATAAGGCCGCTGCTGATGTCTCTTCACACAAAAATAAGCTGGTCCACGGTGATGTACGACCTTCAAGTGTGACCTCCTCAGTAGATAGTGTCGCAGTTCGTGCCCTTGTAGATGCAACCATTACTAAGGCAGCGGCTGGCCTGAAAGAAGACTCTGCAAATTCAGCATCTCTCActgaaaatgtggaaaatcAGAATGAAGTCGAGGACAAAACTTTTATTGAGGATGTACCCCAAGTTGAAGATGCCTCTAACCTTACCATTATTGTTGATACTGTTCCAACTTTGAACTTTGATGATTCCCTCAAAGATCATGAACCTGAACCTGGGAAGGATTTGAGTAAAGCTTCAGAAGACCAAGCACCAGAACCCAACAAAGATACTAATAATGCTTCTTCAGGAACAGTTGATAATAAAACTGAGCCAGAGGTTTGTACTTCCAAGTCTTTCCTGTCTagaaatttctttctttcttttttctttctttctttcttcctttcttccttccttcctttttcaaTTTCCCAATTTCCCAATATGACATTTCTAAAATATTCAGTAATAGTGCTCCTTATAATGTTTACATCCTTCACAAAAATATAAACTCGAGAGTCAAATTCCATATTCTATCCCTTATTATTCATTGTCTGTTTTATTATTAGGCATTTGTtaattgaatttctttttttttctccaaatttcaaatttcttttttttcaatgtatttcTTCACTTTAAGTTAGTTAcctaatttctttctttcttccttccttcctttttcaaTTTCCCAATTTCCCAATATGACATTTCTGAAATATTCAGTAATAGTGCTCCTTATACTGCTTACATccttcataaaaatataaactcgAGAGTCAAATTCCATATTCTATCCCTTATATTCATTGTCTGTTATATTATTTGGTatttgtgatttgatttttttttttcaaatttcttttttttttcaatgtacttCTTCACTTTAagttaccttttttttcatttcttctctGTTTGATTAATCTCAGCAGGTTTTAGATGATTCAAATTCTCAGCAAGAGCAAAAAGACACACTTAATCTATCTACTCAAAATGAAAACGTCAATGCAAATTCAAATAGTGATGGAGAAGGGCAACTTGATTCACCGCCAGAGGAAGCGCCCGTCATCCATGATGAGATGAATGGAGTTGATCATCCACCTACTGATCCAGGAGATACTGCTCCTGAAGCAGCAGATGCCCAAAGTCAAGAGACTGAAGCTGTTCCTTCAGATGCCACTGATAGTGTTCCTGCACCGGCTTCAAGTACCTCTGAGAATACTTGCCGAAATGTCAGCAAAGAACTACACCCAAAGGCCCAGGAAGCCTTTGATCGTGCTGTCCGTGCATTTTGCCCACTTGTAGATCCTAAGCACATGCTGGATGTAGTAGCTCCTGGCATTGGCAACTTGCATCTGGACCATGCTCCTCTCAAGGCAGATAGTTCTTTTACCCAACTTCTCACTAAGATGACTGATGTAGAGGTATATtcctatttttgtatttgaaattctttctttcctgattTATTGGTTTTACTTTCAATTTGTTATTAAATCCACATGTATAACCTTGATGCAATCATGTCTTCCTGTTTGGAGTAagaatttcataacttttttttaaaagtttttgaaaaaaaaatgcagaaacAATGAAAGCACAGAAATAGTTTAATTCTTGTCATCAAAATGGGACTAtgtttttttgcagaatttgataaaaCATTCTTGTACATGTGTACACAATATTATTCAACTCTCTTACTCAAAAGCTTCAATAAAAGTCCAGAACCTTATATCATTATAAGTTTGCATTCTTCTAGAAGTAACATggaaatttcattcaaatgattCAATACATGACAGGAATTAGATTTTGGAAAGAATGAGATGGGACCTCAAGCATTCCGAGTGATCATGATGGCACTGTCAGCCAACACTTCTATCAAATCAGCTGTACTCTCCAACAACAAAACAGACACAGATACAGCAGTGAGTAGCATTTGTTTATCCAAGCCCCTGTTGCAGataatttgctatttaacttTTTTCATCCAATGGGAATTAAAATGGTGGAATTGCCAAACAAACAATCAAAttcaatgatttcatgaaaataaccaTAAATGGCAAggttattttcatgaaatcattgcaTTTGGTTGGTTGTTTGGCAATTCCACCATTTTAATTCCCATTGGATGAAAAAAGTTAcctagtaataatagtagtataAAATGGGTATTGGGCACTTTGTCCTGAATGTTGCCATTCTCTGAAAATACTAGCAGATCATTTGGTTTTGATTTGGTAAATAGCTGTGTTACAATGGGAACCATCTGTGAAGATCGCTTTAATGAAAACAGTTCTCTGTTGCATAATAATCTGTTTCAGAGGGGGGTGGTGGCTGTTTAACTCTGAAGTAATGTTTAAGCAGTAAGCACCAACATAcacataattatgtattcatttatttgtccataaaatcaaaatttgtattgtttACATGTTTTCGGGAAAAACCttattaaagaaattatattaCAAATGTGTGTGGAATTATATACATGCCCTAATAGCAAAAAATATACATCTAATAATGACAAACATATCTATTAGATATACTGTATATTAGATAATTATTTAACCTGTCAATGATAACATACCTACAATAATGCATCTTTATAAACAATCTCATATAAATGAGATTATATCATGTCAcatataaaatgatatcatCTGATTGATAAATTCCTTGGTTGTATGTGTTCTGTGATATGAGTGATGTAGTGTTGTGTTATTTACTACTTGTGACaggaaataaaaatttaattttgagtCACTTTCAATTGTAGCCCCGCACACCCCTCCACTCCCATGTACTATCATAAACTGCTTTATCATAGccagcaatataaaaaaatagccTTAAAAATAACCAAGATTACAAGGCTCTATGTAAGCTGTTGATGCTCCTAGCTGGTCAAGAAATACATTTCAAAGGACAATAGACACTGCTCTTTGAAAGATGTTTCCAGAAGGGACAGTTACTTTTTTGATAAAGTTCTCTCAAAGCAGCTTTATAACGAAAGTCTCTACTGCATCTTTCAGCAGGAATCAGACCATAAAGGCCCCAGACATCTTTCACGTCATGATTTCTGCATTTTGACATCTGCCAGTCTGGAATTAATGGTTCCTTGTATTCCCCTCCCTCCAAATTATTTGGATGTTTTGTATCTCTTGCAGGAGAGTATAGGATTGATGGTTATGACTAACCAGACATTGAAGAGCTTGGATCTCTCAAGTAATCAATTAGGGAAGGATTATCTATCAAGATGCATTGGACCTGCTCTCAAGACAAACACTTCTCTTACAACCCTCAAGTAAGTCTTTGATTTGAATGCATATTGAGCATGCCGAAGACAGTGATACAGAAGGAAGCTTTTGTCTCTGTTTTACACTGAGttgtaaaatacaaattaaattcaAGTTGAGATTGATCTACATTCTGAACTCTTACAGCATTTGAGATCAATTTCAGAatagtttgatttgatttctgtAAATCGGTTGAGTGAGCAAACAAATGATTAGTGTAATCAACATACATTGGCTTGCCCATCCAATCCATTGTGCCTCTGCAGCTACTTTAAATGCATTAATgcttttttttcagggtgaaccaGATTGTCTATTTAGAGTTGGAACTCTGTGGCTGCTAACCACTGAAAAATGTACTTCTCTTATTTTCAATCTGTGCCATTAATATGAAACAATTGTATCATTGATTGtccatttaatttgtatttgtattgaaaatgaagatttcctatctccatattttatcctttcttattttttaccaTAAAGCATGTCAAGTTGTGGAGCTACAGACCTTTCTGCTCTCATGGAGGGCCTTCAAGAAAACACAATCCTTAGTAATCTTGATGTCAGCCACAATCAGTTGTCAAATAGCAATTCATTTGTCACTTCCCTTAGTGTAATATTAAAAGTAAGTATATAGAAACCTTTCATATGCACAAGCTTATTTTGAACTTGTCATACCCATTGAATAATGGCTGATCAAATGTATTTGGAATGAGATAATTACTAGGACTAATAATTACAGTGATTTTATATTTGTGATAAATTGTCCaatctatgatttttttatatctaagTTTTAGAAAATATTCACTTTTGCAAACAAAATCATTCAAGAACTTCCAATTTGAACGATTGCTGGATTGTATTGACAAAACTGCACACTTTTTAACCTATGTTTGTAAAAGCACGGCAGAATTCACTTAATGAAATTGTTTAACCCTGAGATTGCTGTAGCCCCTTCATAATTTTAAATCAGTTTTCACTTGAATTTATATTGCTACATGTGCTTTACTTTGAATTAAAATATCAACCATTTTAATGTCTGtttgatgaagataatgagCTCCTGTTACAGAAACAAGATTCTTGAAAAAcatcatttgaatttgaaaggtCATGTTGGTATTTCATGGTGTCATTTCCTTGTTCCTTCCCAGAATTCCTCATGTGCAATAAAGGAGCTGAATGTTCGTAACTGTGGGATCCAGGGTACAGGGCTCCAGGTCCTGGGAGAGGGGGTCAAGGAGAATTCCTCCCTCATCACATTCCATGCAGGAGGCAATGATGTAAGCTCCATGTGATTATATTTTCTTGTTCTGAAAGTGTATATGTTTGTCAGGAGTGGAATGGTTAGGAGCGAAAGTACATAATAAAGTGTTGTTGAAGAAATTATCGGCCATGTGCGtgcaaaatattgatatttgaattatttatgaaatataaatgacTGTACAACCTAAGCTTGCAAGATATACAAGGACAATCCATGTACACAGACATTCATCAGTTGAATgtgtaatatttatataatcCCTGTCCGTGCAGGATAAATCTGTTATTTTTAAGGTGCCAAAGACTTGATATCTAAACAGCTTTTTCTTATACAGATTACATATTACTGTCAGTCTTAATGTATTAGTACAGCCGATCCTTGTCATGTAATATAACAGTAGTTCAAGTGGATAAATActtaacaattatttcattagcATAATCATATCAGGTTTCAATTCTAGTTTCTGGCTATACTTATTTAAAGAGAACCTGCATGTATTTTTAGGGCATCTTAGATAAATATGTTAATGGTATTTATATTAATCAGCACTCAATTACAAATAAGTAGATGCAAAGAGGGCACATGATAATAAAAGCActaataatacttttttttataacttaaaTCATAGCACTTGCTTAGGGCATGTCATGTCAGTAATATAAACACATAATGAATTATTCTCAGTTTCTGAAGAGTATGTATTGATGGTCTATAGTATTAATGATATTGTAACAGTGGCATACGCAGGGGGGTCTTGCGTACACCACTGTGTTGTTACATATCAATCTTTTACTTTTACTAGTAGAGATCTTTCCTAATATGCTTAACTTGgttttctgtgtaacattaatTAATTGAATTACCAAATGTTATCCCTCTGAAAAATGTACTATACAGTGTATTCTGCAACAAAAGAAACCAAGAATTATCAATGATTaatcataaattattatttttttttaaatagtagaCAATTGACCTATCCTTGTCCTCTCTggtatgatttttcattcatacatgaGTGAGtagaaacaatttgaaaaaaaaatggataccACTTGGCAGACGGTATCTGAGTTTCAATCATCTACATGCAAGTTacatcagatgaaagaggagactctaagctttacattgataggtcattgtCTATAGTATTTGTCATTAGTTAGTGTtgtggttgtttttttttctgagaagCACTGTATAATCTAAGAATACATGCAaacttcaataaaagaaaattctgtGTTTGTTTTCGCAGGTTTCTGATGCAAACGTTTTTGTGGAGGTATTGCTGACTTCTCTCCAGCATCCTTCCTTAGAAACTCTGAATATGAATGATACCAGAATCAGTGAAACTGGCAATCAAGACATCGGTAGGTTATACCATTAGCATTACTAATCAGGAGAGCTTTTTATG
It includes:
- the LOC121410853 gene encoding uncharacterized protein LOC121410853 isoform X1, with translation MGCGNSKTTATESTPSVRPNQIPADLPSETPVEDIRGQNLQASQPLLSPAPNTNTGNADQESASRPNGGCIEQTAVEKFSCSEDDHSDKLLRDEKNEDRNEKAEGDNSGVQTERSSSVRPTSAISVDSVAVRALVSHTINKAAADVSSHKNKLVHGDVRPSSVTSSVDSVAVRALVDATITKAAAGLKEDSANSASLTENVENQNEVEDKTFIEDVPQVEDASNLTIIVDTVPTLNFDDSLKDHEPEPGKDLSKASEDQAPEPNKDTNNASSGTVDNKTEPEQVLDDSNSQQEQKDTLNLSTQNENVNANSNSDGEGQLDSPPEEAPVIHDEMNGVDHPPTDPGDTAPEAADAQSQETEAVPSDATDSVPAPASSTSENTCRNVSKELHPKAQEAFDRAVRAFCPLVDPKHMLDVVAPGIGNLHLDHAPLKADSSFTQLLTKMTDVEELDFGKNEMGPQAFRVIMMALSANTSIKSAVLSNNKTDTDTAESIGLMVMTNQTLKSLDLSSNQLGKDYLSRCIGPALKTNTSLTTLNMSSCGATDLSALMEGLQENTILSNLDVSHNQLSNSNSFVTSLSVILKNSSCAIKELNVRNCGIQGTGLQVLGEGVKENSSLITFHAGGNDVSDANVFVEVLLTSLQHPSLETLNMNDTRISETGNQDIDPASISEKRKSSLKMLNLANCSITDDIMKVLANQLPACLPHVTELSLSGNSEMRTVSLQYVAQLTALTEGSDSSISSGLTHLHLDQQSMEDLPDHLLNNPSFPSLTMLSLCKAKISPASLGRLSHLLQGPGGLTELCLSGLKLSETEALEQLFEPAVNLSLKSLSLAGCALKDSDLQPLTSALSAGWCVTSLTLANNRLTGSGVNPLLEALTSSEEPCIESLNLNSNQLSDDCQDVLTCLLTKAKKLHTLSFNRNSLGCQTLSAIINSLHLAESLKLLDLRNQESPLDEEDMEEIMKKLSGELGYTIHEDEYGGIEAGRGPLPSRSSDLSILLTGLGADLGPVGRSLDSAMVKTDHGVKHPLPLSLQHALHLGAWMTAQDPMSQPELSAGSWEAIIGIKKDPSVPSWLKVESLRDCAVYISNLSSNVSASKLEGDLDAEADCNVKEVCIMKDPIQRKPNGYAWVLMADQESVKRAMDFYYSGQALMFSQPYIISTVSLKLPDLSTDNVTEDQVSEEMARRERERVAEAAKHQELLETSFAASRARHEYAKAHPAYADGRIF
- the LOC121410853 gene encoding uncharacterized protein LOC121410853 isoform X2 — encoded protein: MGCGNSKTTATESTPSVRPNQIPADLPSETPVEDIRGQNLQASQPLLSPAPNTNTGNADQESASRPNGGCIEQTAVEKFSCSEDDHSDKLLRDEKNEDRNEKAEGDNSGVQTERSSSVRPTSAISVDSVAVRALVSHTINKAAADVSSHKNKLVHGDVRPSSVTSSVDSVAVRALVDATITKAAAGLKEDSANSASLTENVENQNEVEDKTFIEDVPQVEDASNLTIIVDTVPTLNFDDSLKDHEPEPGKDLSKASEDQAPEPNKDTNNASSGTVDNKTEPEVLDDSNSQQEQKDTLNLSTQNENVNANSNSDGEGQLDSPPEEAPVIHDEMNGVDHPPTDPGDTAPEAADAQSQETEAVPSDATDSVPAPASSTSENTCRNVSKELHPKAQEAFDRAVRAFCPLVDPKHMLDVVAPGIGNLHLDHAPLKADSSFTQLLTKMTDVEELDFGKNEMGPQAFRVIMMALSANTSIKSAVLSNNKTDTDTAESIGLMVMTNQTLKSLDLSSNQLGKDYLSRCIGPALKTNTSLTTLNMSSCGATDLSALMEGLQENTILSNLDVSHNQLSNSNSFVTSLSVILKNSSCAIKELNVRNCGIQGTGLQVLGEGVKENSSLITFHAGGNDVSDANVFVEVLLTSLQHPSLETLNMNDTRISETGNQDIDPASISEKRKSSLKMLNLANCSITDDIMKVLANQLPACLPHVTELSLSGNSEMRTVSLQYVAQLTALTEGSDSSISSGLTHLHLDQQSMEDLPDHLLNNPSFPSLTMLSLCKAKISPASLGRLSHLLQGPGGLTELCLSGLKLSETEALEQLFEPAVNLSLKSLSLAGCALKDSDLQPLTSALSAGWCVTSLTLANNRLTGSGVNPLLEALTSSEEPCIESLNLNSNQLSDDCQDVLTCLLTKAKKLHTLSFNRNSLGCQTLSAIINSLHLAESLKLLDLRNQESPLDEEDMEEIMKKLSGELGYTIHEDEYGGIEAGRGPLPSRSSDLSILLTGLGADLGPVGRSLDSAMVKTDHGVKHPLPLSLQHALHLGAWMTAQDPMSQPELSAGSWEAIIGIKKDPSVPSWLKVESLRDCAVYISNLSSNVSASKLEGDLDAEADCNVKEVCIMKDPIQRKPNGYAWVLMADQESVKRAMDFYYSGQALMFSQPYIISTVSLKLPDLSTDNVTEDQVSEEMARRERERVAEAAKHQELLETSFAASRARHEYAKAHPAYADGRIF